A stretch of Candidatus Latescibacterota bacterium DNA encodes these proteins:
- a CDS encoding PQQ-binding-like beta-propeller repeat protein, whose product MQHYAPAGDQHETAYAIAAGANGDAYVVGRAYTEGAMDDMIALRLAAADGSIVWNTRVDGPEHGNDRAYDVVLDAAGDLIFTGISVNADVTADYLTVKLAAADGRVLWTRRDPDALDNDNRAGWIGLAPGGLDVIVANRTWLSGHSFDVVLFRYAGANGARQWSASYDRAGGADDLRDLLIDADGFPVVTGVSSGDMMTLRFDPSDGGLVWDAFKDGPMGWYDLADCAIDGPDGLLLVGGYTDGGDSTWDATIVAYDRATGDEAWTLIFDGADSLTDELRGLALGPDGELYAAGYSYAYGTDMDMLALRYDFTQTAVPGAWSGAAPVSAWPNPFSERVQLRAALPAAGDYRAAIYDLQGRALRHFAGRAAAGELGLAWDGRDDAGRLAPAGVYLVRVTSETGAWQGRVMRLR is encoded by the coding sequence TTGCAGCACTACGCTCCCGCAGGTGATCAGCACGAGACGGCCTACGCCATCGCCGCCGGCGCGAACGGCGACGCCTACGTGGTGGGTCGCGCCTACACCGAAGGCGCCATGGACGACATGATCGCCCTGCGCCTGGCCGCCGCCGACGGCTCGATCGTGTGGAACACGCGCGTCGACGGCCCCGAGCACGGCAATGACCGCGCCTATGACGTCGTCCTCGACGCGGCCGGCGATCTCATCTTCACGGGCATCAGCGTGAACGCGGACGTCACCGCCGACTACCTGACGGTCAAGCTGGCCGCCGCCGACGGCCGCGTGCTCTGGACGCGCCGTGACCCCGACGCCCTGGACAACGACAACCGCGCCGGCTGGATCGGCCTCGCCCCGGGCGGGCTGGACGTCATCGTCGCCAACCGCACGTGGCTCAGCGGCCACTCCTTCGACGTGGTGCTCTTCCGCTACGCCGGCGCGAACGGCGCCCGGCAGTGGAGCGCCAGCTACGACCGCGCCGGCGGCGCCGACGACCTGCGCGACCTGCTCATCGACGCCGACGGCTTCCCCGTGGTCACGGGCGTGTCGTCCGGCGACATGATGACCCTCCGCTTCGACCCCAGCGACGGCGGGCTCGTCTGGGACGCCTTCAAGGACGGTCCGATGGGCTGGTACGATCTCGCCGACTGCGCGATCGACGGCCCCGACGGCCTGCTCCTCGTGGGCGGCTACACCGACGGCGGCGACAGCACCTGGGACGCGACGATCGTCGCCTACGACCGCGCCACCGGCGACGAGGCCTGGACGCTGATCTTCGACGGCGCCGACAGCCTGACCGATGAGCTGCGTGGCCTCGCTCTCGGACCCGACGGCGAGCTCTACGCCGCGGGCTACAGCTACGCCTACGGCACCGACATGGACATGCTGGCGCTGCGCTACGACTTCACCCAGACGGCCGTGCCGGGCGCCTGGTCCGGCGCCGCACCCGTGTCGGCCTGGCCCAATCCCTTCAGCGAGCGGGTGCAGCTCCGCGCCGCGCTGCCCGCGGCCGGCGACTACCGGGCGGCGATCTACGACCTGCAGGGCCGCGCGCTGCGCCACTTCGCGGGCCGCGCCGCCGCCGGCGAGCTCGGCCTCGCCTGGGACGGCCGCGACGACGCCGGACGCCTCGCCCCCGCAGGCGTCTACCTGGTCCGCGTGACCAGCGAGACCGGCGCCTGGCAGGGCCGCGTGATGCGCCTGCGCTGA
- a CDS encoding PepSY-associated TM helix domain-containing protein gives MATFRRVCLWLHRELGFLAVGLTLVYAISGLAVNHAHHWDANYQRSRVVERIEPPGTGETAAIAPLVLERLAALDPEIAVKSTWRSGREFLAVFLEGGSKIEVNLVTGEFLRESVKRRAWLYEMNFMHLNTGKRAWTGIADVYAGVLIVLAVSGIFLVRGRKGLKGRGGVLMLLGVLLPLAYAFIVAGR, from the coding sequence ATGGCGACGTTTCGTCGAGTCTGCCTCTGGCTCCACCGCGAGCTGGGTTTCCTCGCGGTGGGGCTCACCCTGGTCTACGCCATCAGTGGACTGGCGGTGAATCACGCCCATCACTGGGACGCCAACTACCAGCGCAGCCGGGTGGTCGAGCGCATCGAGCCGCCCGGCACGGGCGAGACCGCGGCGATCGCGCCGCTGGTGCTCGAGCGCCTGGCTGCGCTGGATCCCGAAATCGCCGTCAAGAGCACGTGGCGCTCGGGGCGCGAGTTCCTCGCCGTGTTCCTCGAGGGCGGCAGCAAGATCGAAGTGAATCTCGTCACCGGCGAGTTCCTCCGCGAGAGCGTGAAGCGCCGCGCCTGGCTCTACGAGATGAACTTCATGCACCTCAACACGGGCAAGCGCGCCTGGACGGGCATCGCCGACGTCTACGCCGGCGTGCTCATCGTGCTCGCCGTGTCGGGCATCTTCCTCGTGCGCGGCCGCAAGGGCCTCAAGGGCCGCGGCGGCGTGCTGATGCTGCTGGGCGTCCTGCTGCCGCTGGCCTACGCCTTCATCGTGGCGGGGCGCTAG
- a CDS encoding DUF4920 domain-containing protein: MRKGLLSIALCLFILPVAMSLAAAGETTYGEGVSSRETVAVSTLLADPDAYVGKVVRVQGPAVGVCEHRGCWINIGADKDGESVRVKVQDGVIVFPPEILGETVIAEGVWTANKLDLETTKAYCGAQAEKTGDKFNPESVTECMTLYQITGTGAVVLERAAAPAAEQSLKG, from the coding sequence ATGCGCAAGGGACTCCTCAGCATCGCGCTGTGCCTCTTCATTCTCCCCGTGGCCATGAGCCTGGCCGCGGCGGGCGAGACCACCTACGGCGAGGGCGTCAGCTCGCGCGAGACCGTCGCCGTCAGCACCCTGCTGGCCGACCCCGACGCCTACGTGGGCAAGGTCGTGCGCGTCCAGGGCCCGGCCGTCGGCGTCTGCGAGCACCGCGGCTGCTGGATCAACATCGGCGCCGACAAGGACGGCGAGTCCGTGCGCGTGAAGGTGCAGGACGGCGTCATCGTCTTCCCGCCGGAGATCCTGGGCGAGACCGTGATCGCCGAGGGCGTCTGGACCGCCAACAAGCTCGACCTCGAGACCACCAAGGCCTACTGCGGCGCGCAGGCCGAGAAGACCGGCGACAAGTTCAACCCCGAGTCCGTCACCGAGTGCATGACGCTCTACCAGATCACGGGCACCGGCGCCGTGGTGCTGGAGCGGGCCGCCGCGCCGGCCGCCGAGCAGTCGCTGAAGGGCTAA
- the tadA gene encoding Flp pilus assembly complex ATPase component TadA produces MPTVIRDRLGALLEQRRLLDLPTLRALRDRVASGQDTLEALLLGEGHFGRQQLLEILENHHFCPSVDLSDPAYAPAALQLLPRALAERHDCCPVDLKGDALRVAFADPDDPAAREAVAGAAGREVLVLVALETDLRAARRALYDRMESELAAGAKAAEIRVTAPAPAPRHREVEPVHGLEGKTPAELVQTLLHAAAARGATDIHLEAAENSLGVRFRLDGILHRVATLPRESAAGVISRIKILAALDIAEHRLPQDGRIAVRDGDRLFDLRVSVMPAQHGEKAVLRLLEKREDLMDIRKLRLPPAIQENFAEFLRDPMGFYLVSGPTGSGKTTTLYAALQALDREALNIATLEDPIEYSVPGITQTQVQEAIGLDFATGLRALLRQDPDVILVGEMRDLETVEVACRASLTGHKVLSTIHTNDACQVVTRLIDMGTQPHLIAATLRGVLAQRLLRRICPHCAEEYSASETELALLGYPESATLRRGVGCPHCAGTGYKGRMAVYEYFKVEEDIHRLILDRASPYAIRYAAKRAGMLLMADYAKHAVLEGETSVEEVQRVVLSEAPREQLCHNCQRVVSVDFSVCPFCQAKLKESCDHCGKPVESGWESCPSCGHHLEREWERVYCRHCLAPVQPEWTSCDFCGGALK; encoded by the coding sequence TTGCCCACCGTGATCCGGGACCGACTCGGCGCCCTGCTCGAGCAGCGGCGGCTGCTGGATCTGCCCACCCTGCGCGCGCTTCGCGACCGGGTGGCGTCCGGGCAGGACACGCTGGAGGCCCTCCTCCTCGGCGAGGGGCACTTCGGCCGCCAGCAGTTGCTGGAGATCCTCGAGAACCACCACTTCTGTCCGTCGGTGGACCTCAGCGACCCGGCCTACGCGCCGGCGGCTCTGCAGCTGCTGCCCCGCGCGCTGGCCGAGCGCCACGACTGCTGTCCGGTGGACCTCAAGGGCGACGCCCTGCGCGTGGCCTTTGCCGATCCCGACGACCCCGCGGCGCGGGAGGCGGTGGCAGGCGCGGCCGGCCGGGAAGTTCTCGTGCTCGTGGCGCTGGAAACCGACCTGCGCGCCGCGCGCCGGGCGCTCTACGACCGCATGGAGTCCGAGCTGGCGGCGGGTGCGAAGGCCGCGGAGATCCGCGTGACCGCGCCCGCGCCGGCGCCTCGACACCGCGAGGTCGAGCCCGTGCACGGGCTCGAAGGCAAGACGCCCGCGGAGCTGGTGCAGACCCTGCTCCACGCGGCCGCGGCGCGCGGCGCCACGGACATCCACCTGGAGGCGGCCGAGAACTCCCTCGGCGTGCGCTTCCGCCTCGACGGCATCCTCCACCGGGTGGCCACGCTGCCCCGCGAGTCCGCGGCCGGGGTGATCTCGCGGATCAAGATCCTCGCCGCGCTGGACATCGCCGAGCACCGGCTGCCCCAGGACGGGCGCATCGCCGTGCGCGACGGCGACCGCCTCTTCGATCTGCGCGTGAGCGTCATGCCCGCGCAGCACGGCGAGAAGGCGGTGCTGCGTCTGCTGGAGAAGCGCGAGGACCTGATGGACATCCGGAAGCTGCGCCTGCCGCCGGCCATCCAGGAGAACTTCGCCGAGTTCCTGCGCGATCCCATGGGCTTCTACCTCGTCTCGGGGCCGACCGGCAGCGGCAAGACCACCACGCTCTACGCCGCGCTGCAGGCGCTGGACCGCGAGGCGCTCAACATCGCCACGCTGGAGGACCCGATCGAGTACTCGGTGCCCGGGATCACCCAGACCCAGGTGCAGGAGGCCATCGGCCTGGACTTCGCCACGGGCTTGCGGGCGCTGCTGCGCCAGGACCCGGACGTCATCCTCGTGGGCGAGATGCGCGACCTGGAGACGGTGGAGGTGGCCTGCCGCGCGTCGCTCACGGGGCACAAGGTGCTCAGCACCATCCACACCAACGACGCCTGCCAGGTGGTGACGCGCCTCATCGACATGGGCACGCAGCCGCACCTGATCGCGGCGACGCTGCGCGGCGTGCTGGCCCAGCGGCTGCTGCGGCGGATCTGTCCGCACTGCGCCGAGGAGTACAGCGCCAGCGAGACCGAGCTGGCCCTGCTGGGCTACCCCGAGTCGGCGACCCTGCGCCGGGGCGTGGGCTGTCCGCACTGCGCGGGCACGGGCTACAAGGGGCGCATGGCCGTCTACGAGTACTTCAAGGTGGAGGAGGACATCCACCGGCTGATCCTGGACCGCGCCTCGCCCTACGCGATCCGCTACGCCGCCAAGCGGGCGGGGATGCTGCTCATGGCCGACTACGCCAAGCACGCGGTGCTGGAGGGGGAGACGAGCGTGGAGGAGGTGCAGCGCGTCGTGCTGTCCGAGGCGCCGCGGGAGCAGCTCTGCCACAACTGCCAGCGCGTCGTGAGCGTGGACTTCAGCGTCTGCCCGTTCTGCCAGGCCAAGCTCAAGGAGTCCTGCGACCACTGCGGGAAGCCGGTGGAGTCGGGCTGGGAGAGCTGCCCGAGCTGCGGGCACCACCTGGAGCGGGAGTGGGAGCGCGTCTACTGCCGGCACTGCCTCGCGCCGGTGCAGCCCGAATGGACGAGCTGCGACTTCTGCGGCGGGGCCCTGAAATGA
- a CDS encoding acetoacetate--CoA ligase: MAPAAPLWTPSPTRVRGTAMHAFLQRTGHADYPALHAWSVREPAAFWRELWDFCGVRGEMGERVLVDGDRLPGARWFPDARLSVAENLLWRRDDAPAIVLQREDGHRRQLSFAELADQVGRAQRAFHAAGLREGDRVAAFIPNIPEAIVAALAVASLGAIWSSASPDFGVQGVLDRFGQVEPRFLVVADGHLYKGQVFSSEEKLRGVLAGLPTVERVLVVRDTGGTDPSTIPGAEDFAAFLAAAPAGPPEFPRFPFAQPLYILFSSGTTGRPKCITHGAGGTLLQHLKEHRLHSDLRVDDRFFYFTTTGWMMWNWLVSGLATGATLVLYDGSPFHPRPQVLWDLAERERLTLFGTSAKFLDACKKVGLKPAETHDLSALRTLCSTGSPLVPESFDYVYEDIKADLQLASIAGGTDIVSCFMLGNPVLPVWRGEIQCRGLGMDVQVFGDDGRPVVGEPGELVCASPAPSMPVGFWGDDDGSRYRAAYFEHFPGVWRHGDLVELTEHGGVIVYGRSDATLNPGGVRIGTAEIYRQVEQIPSVEEAIVVGQEREGDQRVVLFVRLGEGLVLDDALRAEIRRRIRENTTPRHVPAVIAQVADIPRTRSGKISELAVREVIHGRPVKNTEALANPEALEFYRDRSELG, translated from the coding sequence ATGGCCCCGGCCGCCCCCCTGTGGACGCCCAGCCCCACCCGCGTGCGCGGCACCGCGATGCACGCCTTCCTGCAGCGCACCGGACACGCGGACTACCCCGCGCTCCACGCCTGGTCCGTGCGCGAGCCCGCCGCCTTCTGGCGCGAACTCTGGGACTTCTGCGGCGTCCGCGGCGAGATGGGCGAGCGCGTCCTGGTGGACGGCGACCGCCTCCCCGGCGCCCGCTGGTTCCCCGACGCCCGGCTCAGCGTCGCCGAGAACCTGCTCTGGCGCCGTGACGACGCGCCGGCCATCGTCCTCCAGCGCGAGGACGGCCACCGCCGCCAGCTCAGCTTCGCCGAGCTGGCCGATCAGGTGGGCCGCGCGCAGCGGGCCTTCCACGCGGCCGGTCTCAGGGAAGGCGACCGCGTCGCCGCGTTCATCCCCAACATCCCCGAGGCGATCGTGGCCGCGCTGGCGGTGGCCAGCCTGGGCGCGATCTGGTCGTCGGCGTCGCCGGACTTCGGCGTGCAGGGCGTGCTGGACCGCTTCGGGCAGGTGGAACCGCGCTTCCTCGTGGTCGCCGACGGGCATCTCTACAAGGGCCAGGTCTTCAGCTCCGAGGAGAAGCTGCGCGGCGTGCTGGCGGGTCTGCCCACCGTGGAGCGGGTCCTCGTGGTGCGTGACACCGGCGGCACGGATCCGTCGACGATCCCGGGCGCCGAGGACTTCGCCGCCTTCCTGGCCGCCGCTCCCGCCGGCCCGCCCGAGTTTCCGCGCTTCCCCTTCGCGCAGCCGCTCTACATCCTCTTCTCGTCCGGCACGACGGGCCGGCCGAAGTGCATCACCCACGGCGCCGGCGGCACGCTGCTCCAGCACCTCAAGGAGCACCGGCTGCACTCCGACCTGCGCGTGGACGACCGCTTCTTCTACTTCACCACCACCGGCTGGATGATGTGGAACTGGCTCGTCAGCGGCCTGGCCACGGGCGCCACGCTGGTCCTCTACGACGGCAGCCCCTTCCACCCGCGGCCGCAGGTGCTCTGGGACCTGGCCGAGCGCGAGCGGCTCACCCTCTTCGGCACCAGCGCCAAGTTCCTCGACGCCTGCAAGAAGGTGGGGCTGAAGCCGGCGGAGACCCACGACCTCTCCGCGCTGCGCACGCTCTGCTCCACGGGCTCGCCGCTGGTGCCGGAGAGCTTCGACTACGTCTACGAGGACATCAAGGCGGACCTGCAGCTGGCGAGCATCGCCGGTGGCACGGACATCGTCTCCTGCTTCATGCTGGGCAACCCGGTGCTGCCCGTCTGGCGCGGGGAGATCCAGTGCCGTGGCCTGGGGATGGACGTGCAGGTCTTCGGCGACGACGGCCGCCCCGTGGTCGGCGAGCCGGGCGAGCTGGTCTGCGCCTCCCCCGCGCCCTCCATGCCGGTGGGCTTCTGGGGCGACGACGACGGCAGCCGCTACCGCGCCGCCTACTTCGAGCACTTCCCCGGCGTCTGGCGCCATGGCGACCTGGTGGAGCTGACGGAGCACGGGGGCGTGATCGTCTACGGGCGCAGCGACGCCACGCTGAATCCCGGCGGCGTGCGCATCGGCACGGCCGAAATCTACCGGCAGGTCGAGCAGATTCCCAGTGTGGAAGAGGCGATCGTGGTGGGCCAGGAGCGGGAGGGCGACCAGCGCGTGGTGCTCTTCGTCCGCCTCGGCGAAGGCCTCGTTCTCGACGACGCCCTGCGCGCCGAGATCCGCCGCCGCATCCGGGAGAACACCACGCCGCGCCATGTGCCCGCGGTCATCGCGCAGGTCGCGGACATCCCGCGCACGCGCAGCGGCAAGATCTCCGAGCTGGCCGTGCGCGAGGTGATCCACGGACGTCCGGTGAAGAACACCGAGGCCCTGGCCAACCCCGAGGCGCTGGAGTTCTACCGCGACCGGAGCGAGCTGGGCTAG
- a CDS encoding T9SS type A sorting domain-containing protein, giving the protein MRKVAALCALLLLTAGAAHAVPSAYTSEAAFLADLAAAGLTLIQEGFEDDAAWGDVRSSVGGFNTAPSVTHLGITWWPNDPASGVTTGSGAARTGLYGVYVYPHAVLVGDGWTCTGEGQLYAAGGWIRTNTPPAEVAIVLDDSLRVGDNWVISGPHVFLGVIDPDGFGSVRFRDFEAAGDEGKYIFGDDFSFGVSASTAAPPAELAGAPRLLGNHPNPFNPSTRLELALPVAGEASLAIYDARGRRLRSLLAGPQPAGLRRVDWDGRDDTGHALPAGVYLARLVAPGGESTRRLVLLK; this is encoded by the coding sequence ATGCGCAAGGTCGCCGCGCTCTGCGCCCTGCTCCTGCTGACGGCCGGCGCCGCGCACGCCGTGCCCAGCGCCTACACGAGCGAGGCGGCCTTCCTGGCCGACCTCGCCGCCGCCGGCCTCACCCTGATCCAGGAGGGCTTCGAGGACGACGCCGCCTGGGGCGACGTCCGCAGCAGCGTCGGCGGCTTCAACACCGCCCCCAGCGTGACGCACCTCGGCATCACCTGGTGGCCCAACGACCCCGCGAGCGGCGTGACCACCGGATCGGGCGCCGCGCGGACGGGGCTCTACGGCGTCTACGTCTACCCGCACGCCGTCCTCGTGGGCGACGGCTGGACCTGCACGGGCGAAGGCCAGCTCTACGCCGCCGGCGGCTGGATCCGCACCAACACGCCGCCGGCCGAGGTGGCCATCGTGCTGGACGACAGCCTCCGGGTCGGCGACAACTGGGTCATCAGCGGCCCCCACGTCTTCCTCGGCGTCATCGACCCCGACGGCTTCGGCAGTGTGCGCTTCCGCGACTTCGAGGCCGCGGGGGACGAGGGCAAGTACATCTTCGGCGACGACTTCAGCTTCGGCGTCTCCGCCAGCACGGCCGCCCCACCCGCGGAACTCGCCGGCGCGCCGCGCCTGCTGGGCAACCATCCCAATCCCTTCAACCCGAGCACCCGTCTCGAGCTCGCGCTGCCGGTGGCCGGCGAGGCCAGCCTCGCCATCTACGACGCCCGCGGCCGGCGCCTGCGCAGCCTGCTCGCGGGACCCCAGCCCGCCGGTCTCCGCCGGGTGGACTGGGACGGCCGCGACGACACCGGCCACGCTCTCCCGGCCGGCGTCTACCTGGCGCGGCTGGTCGCCCCCGGGGGCGAGTCGACGCGGCGGCTGGTCCTCCTCAAGTGA
- a CDS encoding RNA polymerase sigma factor — MTAGWSMSYRRHGGAIRAYLQRRLASPEEAEDLCQETFLRVMRAPDAPTAEEPARLRAYLFATARNLLVNHLRLRGVVRAASELGVVEGVEELATPAPDGADDGHRARTLALALERELGRLPAEQREAFTLGALERWPYAEIAARKGWSLSKVKINVYRARKTLMRRLGEDAPGADDEMEARA, encoded by the coding sequence GTGACGGCAGGCTGGTCCATGAGCTACCGACGACATGGTGGGGCGATCCGCGCCTACCTCCAGCGCCGTCTGGCCAGCCCCGAGGAGGCGGAGGACCTCTGCCAGGAGACCTTCCTCCGCGTGATGCGCGCGCCCGACGCCCCCACGGCCGAGGAGCCGGCACGGCTGCGGGCCTACCTCTTCGCCACCGCCCGCAACCTGCTGGTGAACCACCTGCGCCTCCGGGGCGTGGTGCGCGCCGCCAGCGAGCTGGGCGTGGTGGAGGGCGTCGAGGAGCTGGCGACGCCGGCGCCAGACGGCGCCGACGACGGCCACCGCGCCCGCACCCTGGCCCTGGCGCTGGAGCGCGAACTCGGGCGGCTGCCCGCCGAGCAGCGCGAGGCCTTCACGCTGGGCGCGCTGGAGCGCTGGCCCTACGCGGAGATCGCGGCACGGAAGGGCTGGAGCCTGAGCAAGGTCAAGATCAACGTCTACCGCGCCCGCAAGACCCTGATGCGGCGCCTGGGCGAGGATGCGCCCGGCGCCGACGACGAGATGGAGGCGAGGGCATGA
- a CDS encoding zf-HC2 domain-containing protein: MNRCEHMELSISALLDGEADLHEQGEVVDHLLACPDCREFWRQARDFQGRLDAELPVEGLPAPGARRPRLRLLPAAGGARRWLQVAAVVAPLAVGLGVGHWMAGRGAGAADPGLPPRGSAIELQLASDRGALDDRDFVEMVLRLLRADRRYHQQMLEILRHVEPALGEGAPASGEFNPAVERGEGGETPVPENERRVVY; encoded by the coding sequence ATGAATCGCTGCGAGCACATGGAGCTGTCGATCTCCGCCCTGCTGGACGGAGAGGCCGATCTTCACGAGCAGGGCGAGGTGGTGGACCACCTGCTGGCCTGTCCGGACTGCCGCGAGTTCTGGCGACAGGCGCGCGACTTCCAGGGGCGCCTCGACGCCGAGCTGCCCGTGGAGGGCCTGCCCGCCCCCGGCGCCCGCCGTCCCCGCCTGCGCCTGCTCCCCGCGGCTGGCGGCGCGCGGCGCTGGCTGCAGGTCGCCGCGGTCGTGGCGCCGCTGGCCGTCGGCCTGGGTGTGGGCCACTGGATGGCCGGGCGCGGCGCGGGAGCCGCGGATCCTGGCCTGCCGCCGCGGGGGAGCGCCATCGAGCTGCAGCTCGCCTCCGACCGCGGCGCGCTGGACGATCGCGATTTCGTGGAGATGGTCCTGCGCCTGCTGCGCGCGGACCGGCGCTACCACCAGCAGATGCTGGAGATCCTGAGGCACGTGGAGCCCGCCCTGGGCGAGGGCGCCCCGGCCTCCGGCGAGTTCAACCCGGCCGTCGAGCGGGGCGAGGGCGGGGAAACCCCCGTGCCCGAAAACGAGCGACGGGTCGTCTACTAG
- the corA gene encoding magnesium/cobalt transporter CorA: MKVPLKVPLKAWNWSKYARRHTLPGSVPGSLQAHPSAEPTRLRFMHYGAERPLMEREDPSLDDLRAARSAGGVLWLDVVGLADVDGLGALGDLFGLHRLALEDVVNLGQRPKAEVYGDQLFVVLRMPRGALPLDTEQVSLFLGDGFVITFQERPGDAFEPVRKRIREGRPRLVEGAADYLAYALLDALVDGYFPLLEDYGEFLEDIEEEILVRPEHTVVPRLHHLKRDLLNLRRYVWPLRELLSSLYRDETPQITEATQLYLRDCHDHAIQVLDLVESYRDMSSGLMDLYLSSVSNRMNEVMKVLTIIATVFIPLGFIAGLYGMNFDTRSPWNMPELAWPFGYPFALGVMALVVLLMLIYFRRKGWLGGSSKDED, encoded by the coding sequence ATGAAGGTCCCCCTCAAGGTCCCCCTCAAGGCCTGGAACTGGAGCAAGTACGCGCGCCGGCACACGCTGCCCGGCTCGGTCCCGGGTTCCCTGCAGGCGCATCCCAGCGCCGAACCCACGCGGCTGCGCTTCATGCACTACGGCGCGGAGCGGCCGCTGATGGAGCGCGAGGATCCGTCGCTGGACGATCTGCGCGCCGCGCGCTCGGCCGGCGGCGTGCTCTGGCTCGACGTCGTCGGCCTCGCCGACGTGGACGGCCTCGGCGCCCTCGGCGATCTCTTCGGCCTGCACCGGCTGGCGCTGGAGGACGTCGTCAACCTCGGACAGCGGCCCAAGGCGGAGGTCTACGGCGATCAGCTCTTCGTCGTGCTGCGCATGCCCCGCGGCGCGCTGCCGCTGGACACCGAGCAGGTGAGCCTCTTCCTCGGCGATGGGTTCGTCATCACCTTTCAGGAGCGGCCCGGCGACGCCTTCGAGCCCGTGCGCAAGCGCATCCGCGAGGGGCGGCCGCGGCTCGTCGAGGGCGCCGCGGACTACCTGGCCTACGCGCTGCTGGACGCCCTGGTGGACGGGTACTTTCCGCTGCTCGAGGACTACGGCGAGTTTCTCGAGGACATCGAGGAGGAGATCCTCGTTCGGCCCGAGCACACGGTGGTGCCGCGTCTGCATCACCTCAAGCGCGACCTGCTGAACCTGCGGCGCTACGTCTGGCCGCTGCGCGAGCTGCTCAGCTCGCTCTATCGCGACGAGACCCCCCAGATCACGGAGGCCACGCAGCTCTACCTGCGCGACTGCCACGACCATGCCATCCAGGTCCTCGATCTCGTGGAGAGCTATCGCGACATGAGCTCGGGGCTCATGGACCTCTACCTCTCCAGCGTCAGCAACCGCATGAACGAGGTGATGAAGGTGCTCACCATCATCGCCACGGTGTTCATCCCGCTGGGCTTCATCGCCGGACTCTACGGGATGAACTTCGACACCCGCTCGCCCTGGAACATGCCCGAGCTCGCCTGGCCCTTCGGCTATCCCTTCGCGCTCGGGGTGATGGCGCTGGTGGTGCTGCTGATGCTGATCTACTTCCGCCGCAAGGGCTGGCTGGGCGGCTCCTCCAAGGACGAGGACTAG
- a CDS encoding mechanosensitive ion channel family protein produces the protein MPFAIAGLDLQEWLTTERLMAIVRAVIVLVAGLILARVATAMILRFARRRADAQQRLLLRRLTFYPLAALVLVVALGELGFHVGVLMGAAGLFTVALGFASQTSASNLISGLFLIIEQPFVIGDIVRVEDVTGEVLSIDLLSIKLRTFDNLFVRVPNETIIKTKVINLTHFPIRRIDLQVGVAYKEDLPRVREVLAEVADRNPLCLDEPAPVYIFKGFGESSLDMQFSVWTKRENYLALLNSIYLEIKAAFDAAGIEIPFPHRSLYTGSVTDPFPIRIVERESAD, from the coding sequence ATGCCCTTCGCCATAGCCGGTCTCGATCTGCAGGAGTGGTTGACCACTGAGCGTCTGATGGCGATCGTGCGCGCGGTCATCGTCCTCGTCGCGGGACTGATCCTCGCGCGCGTGGCCACGGCGATGATCCTGCGCTTCGCGCGCCGCCGCGCCGACGCGCAGCAGCGGCTTCTGCTGCGCCGCCTGACCTTCTACCCGCTCGCCGCGCTCGTCCTGGTGGTGGCGCTGGGCGAACTGGGCTTCCACGTCGGCGTGCTCATGGGCGCGGCGGGGCTCTTCACGGTGGCGCTGGGCTTCGCGTCGCAGACCTCGGCGTCGAACCTGATCAGCGGCCTCTTCCTGATCATCGAGCAGCCCTTCGTGATCGGCGACATCGTGCGCGTGGAGGACGTCACCGGCGAGGTGCTGTCGATCGACCTGCTCTCGATCAAGCTGCGCACCTTCGACAACCTCTTCGTGCGCGTGCCCAACGAGACGATCATCAAGACCAAGGTGATCAACCTGACGCACTTTCCCATCCGCCGCATCGATCTGCAGGTGGGCGTCGCCTACAAGGAAGACCTGCCGCGCGTGCGCGAGGTGCTGGCCGAGGTGGCCGACCGCAATCCCCTCTGCCTCGACGAGCCGGCGCCGGTCTACATCTTCAAGGGCTTCGGCGAGAGCTCGCTGGACATGCAGTTCTCGGTGTGGACGAAGCGAGAGAACTACCTGGCGCTGCTGAACAGCATCTACCTGGAGATCAAGGCCGCCTTCGACGCGGCGGGCATCGAGATCCCCTTCCCCCACCGCTCGCTCTACACGGGCAGCGTGACGGATCCCTTCCCCATCCGCATCGTGGAGCGCGAGTCGGCCGACTAG